The sequence below is a genomic window from Aulosira sp. FACHB-615.
TGAAGGCGCTACTTATAAAAACCAGTTAGCCTATGAATCCATTCGGGGTGAACAATACAATAACGGTATGATTTTTGAAAATGTCTCTTGCGACAGCACCAAGAATAAGTGCGAACGAGGCGATAAAGATGGTGTTTTAGATATCGGTGATTTTGTAGATTTGGGTAATTTTAAAGCTGGTACACAGCTGAATTTCTTACTCAAATCTGATGGATACAGCGCCACACCAAAAAATGGTGATATTTATGGTGCAGATGCCAGCCTTAACCCTGATGGCTTACAACACGTAATGGCTTGGAAGATTGGCAATTATCTGATGATGGGTTTTGAAGATTTACGCAATGGTGGCGATAAAGATTACAACGACACAATTTTTGTTGTTGACTTTGGTAAAGATAATCTCAAAGCCTCTGCTGTACCAGAACCTTCCGCCACACTCCCAATTTTGGGCTTAGGCGCATTGGGAATGCTGAAGTTGCGTCGCCGTCGTCGTTCATAGTTCAAGACTTAAGGATAAAGGTTGTCTGTAGAGAATGGGTTTAAAGGGGTAGGCATTTTAAACACTGATACCTCTTTACCCTAACCCACACCCTTGATTTTCCGTGTTATTAAATACTAAGTTGCTTTCAGGAATAGTATTCCTACTCCCCACTCCCTACTCCCTACTCCCACTTACTATCTTTAACTGCAACTGAGTATAAGCATTAGCGATTTAATGCGCTGATGCTTTTTGATGTCTGACTTCAATAACTGTATGGACGTTACCTCTAGGGGCAAAATCGGCTTTAACAGTAATTTCTAGCGGATCACAAGCTGCAACCATGTCATCTAAAATTTGATTGGCAGATTCTTCATGGGAGATATAGCGATCGCGATAACTGTTAATGTAAAGCTTCAATGCCTTTAATTCTACTACCCGTTCATCTGGTATGTATGTAATGTGAATTGTGGCAAAGTCTGGATAGCCAGAAAACGGACATTTACAGGTAAATTCCGGCAAGGTAATGTTGATATCATATCGCCTACCTAATCGCGGATTGGGAAAGGTAATTAAATTACCTTCCGCAATGTTGCGTTCACCATACTTTACTTCTGATGCTTCCTGGGTCATGGGTCAATTATCCTTGGTCATCTATCGCCTCAACAATAATAGGCGAAAAGCTGATTAAGATAAAAATTCTTTGATTTTTGACTTTTACCTTTTGCCTTATTTTTACTCTTGTTCCCAGTCAGGACAGTTTTGATCATCCCAACCGTGGGGGTGCATAGCGCAGACTAGTAAGTTGCCACCATAAACTTGACCATGATAGTTAGTACAACCCACACAAGCAGGATTTTGTTCTGGTGTGGGTTCCACTGAGTAAGGAAACCCCGGATCTGCATCTGCAACTACATCTTCTAGTTCCCAATAAATTTCTAGGAAGGGTGCAGATATTTCTTGTAAGTATTGTTCTACGTCGGCGGCAATGTTACTTTGTACTTGCTCAGTCAATTCTTCTGTGAGGTCAAAAAAGCTATCAACCATATCATTCATTCCTTGAAAGAAGCGTTCGACTTCCTCTGCCACTGTTTCTACGATTCCCATTAAATCTTTTTGCCACTCTTCCATAAAATTGACGCTCTTACTGGCTATAAAATTAGGATGCTAACAACCACCCCAATTGAAGTACATAAATACATTCTAGGCAATGTATGTTATCAACTTCCTGGGTGATATCTGAGTTATAGTACTATTTGCTGCTGATGCTGAAGGTAAAAACAAACTGCCGTTTATTAATCGCGTTGCAGTCTTTTTAATTCTTCTTGCAGTTTTAGCACTTGGCTACGCAAGTCATCCACATTTTCAGTTGAGGTCTCTTTTACAGTTGGCTCTTCATCTTCCTCTAGGATTTCGATGCGACGAGGTTCAGAAGGAGTTGTTTTTTCAGTAGTATCAGCAGTGGGTGTTTGTGGCTGTTGCGCTTGCTTCATCATATCCTCAACGAAGCGGCGGGCTTCTTCTGTGTTCATTTCGCCCCGCGCTACCATTTCATCTGCCAGTTTTTGGACTTGCGATCGCAATTCTGCTACTTTTCCTCCAGCTTTCTCACCTGCGTAAGAAGCCAACCCAACACCGAGGTAAAAAGCTTTTTGTACAATATCTCCAAAACCGGGCATTGCTGCTGATCGCTCCTAAAAAATAGGGCGACCCGGAGACTACGCCTACTACAAGCATCCCGTATTGCTGCTACCTTCCGGTTCTGACAAGGTTTAGGCGTTGCAGTCGCATAGA
It includes:
- a CDS encoding phasin family protein; the encoded protein is MPGFGDIVQKAFYLGVGLASYAGEKAGGKVAELRSQVQKLADEMVARGEMNTEEARRFVEDMMKQAQQPQTPTADTTEKTTPSEPRRIEILEEDEEPTVKETSTENVDDLRSQVLKLQEELKRLQRD
- the queF gene encoding preQ(1) synthase, translating into MTQEASEVKYGERNIAEGNLITFPNPRLGRRYDINITLPEFTCKCPFSGYPDFATIHITYIPDERVVELKALKLYINSYRDRYISHEESANQILDDMVAACDPLEITVKADFAPRGNVHTVIEVRHQKASAH